One Candidatus Desulfatibia profunda genomic window carries:
- the qmoC gene encoding quinone-interacting membrane-bound oxidoreductase complex subunit QmoC, producing MTDKYLIEPDVNFIKEIVGLGGDTLKKCFQCATCSVVCPISPDTKPFPRKEMIAASWGLKDRLVGNLDIWLCHHCGDCTTRCPRGAKPGEVLSAVRSYAITEYAVPKAIGKAVNDPKMLPLLLAIPTVLFLVLGRITGLLNFSPPLGEHGIAHHLFFSTWLVDMIFVPLAAWVVVIFAMGLKRFIKDIHENAVLEGKTDKQELEYGGLLKALICLIPTILKQDKFAECSENKDRDVAHWMVFLSFIALFIVTNIFFVTLYGLQIHGPYSQLNPVKWLANIGGVALVIGSILLIKNRLAKTDQTSVYKDWYLLGLVLGLGLTGMLTEMTRLAGMAGVSYFIYFVHLVFVFNLFAFLPFSKLAHLVYRTVALTYNEWSGRK from the coding sequence ATGACGGATAAATACCTGATTGAGCCTGATGTAAACTTTATTAAGGAAATCGTCGGGCTTGGGGGCGACACCCTGAAAAAGTGCTTTCAATGCGCAACCTGTTCGGTGGTCTGCCCTATATCTCCGGACACCAAGCCTTTTCCCAGAAAGGAGATGATTGCGGCATCCTGGGGATTGAAGGACAGACTGGTCGGCAATCTCGACATCTGGCTGTGCCATCATTGCGGGGATTGTACCACCAGGTGCCCGCGCGGCGCCAAACCGGGTGAAGTGCTGTCCGCTGTTCGCTCTTACGCCATCACCGAATACGCTGTTCCCAAAGCCATCGGAAAGGCGGTGAATGATCCCAAGATGCTCCCCTTGCTCTTAGCGATTCCCACGGTACTGTTTCTGGTTTTGGGTCGTATCACCGGTTTGCTCAATTTTTCACCGCCGCTGGGGGAACACGGGATTGCCCACCATCTGTTCTTTTCCACCTGGCTGGTGGATATGATTTTCGTCCCGCTGGCGGCCTGGGTTGTGGTGATTTTCGCTATGGGCCTGAAGCGATTTATCAAGGACATCCATGAAAACGCCGTCCTCGAAGGCAAAACCGACAAACAGGAACTTGAATACGGTGGTCTGCTCAAGGCGTTGATTTGCCTTATACCCACCATCTTAAAACAGGATAAGTTTGCAGAATGTTCGGAAAATAAAGACCGCGACGTTGCCCACTGGATGGTCTTTTTGTCGTTTATCGCGCTTTTTATCGTTACCAACATTTTCTTTGTTACCCTCTACGGGCTTCAAATTCACGGTCCCTATTCCCAGTTGAACCCGGTTAAGTGGCTCGCGAATATCGGTGGGGTGGCCCTTGTTATCGGGAGTATCCTGTTGATCAAAAACCGTTTGGCCAAAACGGATCAGACCAGCGTTTACAAAGACTGGTATCTGCTGGGACTTGTTCTGGGATTGGGCCTCACCGGCATGCTGACCGAAATGACGCGTCTGGCCGGTATGGCCGGGGTGAGCTACTTTATTTATTTTGTCCATCTGGTGTTTGTGTTCAACCTGTTTGCATTTTTACCGTTTTCAAAACTGGCGCATCTGGTTTATCGAACCGTGGCCCTGACCTACAATGAGTGGTCGGGCAGAAAATAA